The nucleotide sequence TCCATTTTGCAATCAAATGTAGAGTATAATCGATTCTTAAATTATTCTGTTCGTTCGTTAGCAGAAGTGGTAACTTGTTTGTATAAAGCTAAATACCGAGGATATATGGATGGTCAATCTTTTGAAAAATATTACAACGAAGCTTATCATTTAATGAATATGATTATTGCTTTCAAAACAAAACTAAAAGGTTAATGGTTCTTCAATTTTAACAGCAATCATATTAAACATCCGGCATCGAGCATCAATCACCTAGCATATCAAAAATAAATCTAAAAACCATTTGCTAATAAAAATAAACTGTTATATATTTGCACCCAATTTTATA is from Flavobacterium dauae and encodes:
- a CDS encoding four helix bundle protein, yielding MSFKFEKLQIWQKAMSFGEDIYKLSLQFPKIEIYNLSSQIIRASDSVALNISEGSILQSNVEYNRFLNYSVRSLAEVVTCLYKAKYRGYMDGQSFEKYYNEAYHLMNMIIAFKTKLKG